One region of Fragaria vesca subsp. vesca linkage group LG4, FraVesHawaii_1.0, whole genome shotgun sequence genomic DNA includes:
- the LOC101307878 gene encoding uncharacterized protein LOC101307878: MDGKNPPQLTMEQQRAIKFLTYFADIAGMKRCQKCNRVYLSHLNHARELCFLKIENEAEKEAEKEKREEQKKNTLIKLERYWDQLDEGHKALCLPPLPVKNVESFLREYGFCLKYAPHLPQNDSFTIQHINFSKAAGSILGTLNPENFQRLSFEKLLAFLQETSEGTCFGDEQFFYGKDVIAHISIGIEQALLSAFTEEEKKDKKRQEKKEKKLKKGAQDEENSPGDGASMSEPLAQPHSGEEDQDQSAKNVSGSATATTTSQLQTPNAKSKKQEASGPSSPSPGVLNSVASSNEAGGSLSTSSGEAAVPQTMAMQNMMHKLMGMHEKLLKPMTMSKAIEDNNDALLAQLLELSGKVTNLIDDLNKDLEVMLEKNVKDGLADVKEVPVSAITQAIEQSQTVPLAVSYRQESFSSAVSGSRTVEDQLSRLVNERKYEEALTDALERDEKADTGLVLWLLTQVDHHILQQEPMPLGVALIISLHSHLLQKTPDSFVLDWMVHLESALRRYDCMGSFTRSYLNHCKLRTT; this comes from the exons ATGGATGGCAAGAATCCTCCCCAGCTCACGATGGAGCAGCAGCGTGCAATCAAATTCTTGACCTACTTCGCGGATATTGCCGGCATGAAAAGGTGTCAAAAATGTAACCGTGTTTATCTCTCGCACCTGAATCATGCCCGGGAACTTTGTTTTCTCAAAATAGAAAATGAAGCAGAAAAGGAAGCAGAGAAAGAGAAAAGGGAAGAACAGAAAAAAAACACTCTAATCAAACTAGAGAGATATTGGGATCAACTGGATGAAGGACATAAAGCTTTATGTTTGCCACCTTTACCTGTTAAGAATGTGGAAAGCTTTTTGAGAGAGTATGGATTTTGTTTGAAGTATGCTCCACACCTGCCACAGAATGACTCATTTACTATTCAGCATATCAATTTTTCTAAGGCGGCTGGCTCAATCTTGGGGACTCTTAATCCTGAGAATTTCCAACGTTTAAGTTTTGAGAAGTTGCTCGCCTTTCTACAGGAAACAAGTGAAGGAACTTGTTTTGGGGATGAGCAGTTCTTCTACGGGAAAGATGTTATTGCTCACATCAGCATCGGAATCGAGCAGGCACTGCTTTCAGCTTTCACTGAAGAAGAAAAGAAGGACAAAAAAAGGCAGGAAAAAAAGGAAAAAAAGCTGAAAAAAGGTGCTCAAGATGAAGAAAATTCGCCAGGTGATGGTGCCAGCATGTCTGAACCACTTGCTCAGCCTCATTCTGGAGAGGAAGATCAGGACCAGTCTGCAAAAAATGTATCTGGGTCGGCTACTGCCACAACCACATCGCAACTACAAACACCAAATGCAAAGTCAAAAAAACAGGAAGCATCAGGTCCATCTTCCCCGTCACCAGGTGTGCTCAACTCAGTAGCATCCTCCAATGAAGCAGGTGGGAGTTTAAGTACCTCCTCTGGAGAAGCTGCAGTTCCTCAAACTATGGCCATGCAGAATATGATGCATAAG TTAATGGGTATGCATGAAAAATTGCTTAAGCCGATGACAATGTCGAAGGCTATAGAGGACAATAATGATGCTCTGTTGGCTCAGCTTCTTGAGTTATCTGGAAAAGTAACTAATTTGATCGATGATCTTAACAAGGACCTTGAAGTCATGTTAGAGAAAAATGTGAAAGATGGATTAGCTGATGTTAAAGAAGTTCCTGTTTCTGCAATCACTCAAGCTATAGAGCAAAGTCAGACAGTACCTTTGGCTGTATCTTACCGTCAG GAAAGTTTTAGCTCCGCAGTATCAGGGTCTCGAACTGTAGAGGATCAGCTGTCAAGGTTGGTGAATGAAAGAAAGTATGAGGAGGCTCTGACAGATGCTTTAGAAAGAGATGAAAAAGCTGATACTGGTCTTGTATTATGGTTATTGACTCAG GTTGATCATCACATACTGCAGCAGGAACCTATGCCTTTGGGCGTAGCTTTGATTATATCGCTGCATTCACATCTCCTTCAGAAAACTCCTGACTCGTTTGTACTTGACTGGATGGTTCACTTGGAAAGCGCCTTGCGACGCTACGATTGTATGGGATCATTCACAAGATCTTATCTGAATCATTGCAAGTTACGTACAACATGA